In Brachypodium distachyon strain Bd21 chromosome 2, Brachypodium_distachyon_v3.0, whole genome shotgun sequence, one genomic interval encodes:
- the LOC100827985 gene encoding uncharacterized protein LOC100827985 translates to MAIVRNSGGGGGARVPRMDDGGEEEEEEGGGSMEATEDEEEQGSPVTVSEESEAAGFSGQEENGGEEQEELEEEEEEDDSGMGSDELEITQLGEPGAELCQVGDQSVAVPLELYDLAGGLGGVLSLDAWNGLLSEEDRVRLAAFLPDMDQETFARMLVELLAGENFHFGSPLAALFDRLKGGLCDPRIVLYRRGARFAERRKHYYRLQSYHNSMVRGLWEIKDCWKSCGGYSLDERLRALDSLKARREQKDRGLNHRAGSETDSESRESAEQLLTRLKPDKMGLKKSGKLGKERSKGLLRLGGSKGLDDEYIGGAGRDAAVALSELSRQDNAYGYDSGVVSRGTLRMRGRDSEDMGHDRDLPRIRPQRPLLKPGKKKEFVAGYDSNPYGNNYRDNQTGSPYYHGRNANANQGVTLAASFEPPYAETARNAKYSERDWVYGGKGAQSKALKREEMDWPTGSHVDNLNDWQGGQSTGDYRSRKAQGGHGLKVKSYKSIEQQFNGAQFRSDSRGKISQGKSKGKPCSPYDRVGHKDSRSKAVYARSEETESDSSEQFEDGVDMNLVEQQPELHHSEFQRPASGSKKSSKLGKAVKINYPAATADFEPYQNQSKGVHRGKVADPDYLRDVHVEVAEQISEVMRPPAARSERKRKGMTNLDMRGHGTSELHDRNEKPDELFRSPESDRLVSRTGYAVQDTIGDFDGSERVTSKLVNCSSGSKKQKGRVEVTSLDEPGEYAPSGPNVAENSSSLKKKGKRKPDIITDAATVEEPAPVVPEINVVVVEPEKPKKKYVPITPTIHTGFSFSIVHLLTAVKKAMVTPTEDTPVAAMVTPTEDTPAAEKQPDGEESRKWSNNEEPSKTPQEPSATEQAQQGNEAGDTSAAEQTAPSNVPALTVQELVNRIRSNPGDPNILETQEPLQDLVRGVLKILSSRTAPLGAKGWKSLVSYDKSNKSWFWVGPLPSGSSYSDPNEETSAEAWGIPHKMLVKLVDAFANWLKSGQETLKQIGSLPPPPPPNPANLDLKERFKDLRAQKSLNTISPSSEEAKAYFQREEFLRYSIPDRAFCYTAADGEKSIVAPLRRGGGKPTAKARGHPMLLPDRPPHVTILCLVRDAASRLPGRTGTRADVCTLLKDSQYLNHEESNKEAAVNQVVSGALDRLHYERDPCVLYDNDKKLWTYLHRGREEEDFEDDGTSSTKKWKRPRKDSSDPAEPGAGNDDLEDDGTPSAKKQKSELDPAASGEDKDGGDHANQDPSNGGLEGDPDLDVIPSTNDKEAPELDARPDVGSSRPSVGATAGSMADGNSARATEQNNNMSLPEDSTSKDFQEGLDREGSKAFMDETLQ, encoded by the coding sequence ATGGCGATCGTCAggaacagcggcggcggcggtggggcaAGGGTCCCGAGGATGGACGAcggcggggaagaggaggaggaggagggaggaggctcGATGGAGGCCacggaggatgaggaggagcaggggtCGCCGGTGACGGTGTCCGAGGAGTCTGAGGCTGCTGGGTTCTCAGGCCAGGAGGAGAATGGCGGtgaggagcaggaggaactggaggaggaggaggaggaggatgactCTGGGATGGGGTCCGACGAGCTGGAGATCACGCAGCTCGGGGAGCCTGGCGCGGAGCTGTGCCAGGTCGGGGACCAGAGCGTCGCTGTGCCGCTGGAGCTCTACGACCttgccggcggcctcggcggcgtgCTCTCGCTGGATGCGTGGAACGGCCTCCTCTCCGAGGAGGACCGTGTCCGCCTTGCCGCCTTCCTGCCCGACATGGACCAGGAGACCTTTGCCCGCATGCTCGTCGAGCTCCTCGCGGGGGAGAACTTCCACTTCGGGAGCCCCCTGGCCGCGCTCTTCGACAGGCTCAAAGGTGGGCTGTGCGACCCGAGGATCGTCTTGTACAGGCGTGGCGCCCGCTTTGCTGAGCGACGGAAGCATTACTACCGCCTGCAGAGCTACCACAATTCGATGGTCAGGGGGCTGTGGGAGATCAAGGACTGCTGGAAGAGCTGCGGCGGGTACAGCCTTGATGAGAGGCTGAGGGCGCTGGATTCGTTGAAGGCACGGCGGGAACAGAAAGATCGGGGTTTGAATCACAGGGCTGGGTCAGAGACTGACTCAGAGAGCAGGGAGTCTGCGGAGCAGTTATTGACAAGGCTGAAGCCAGATAAGATGGGGCTGAAGAAGTCTGGGAAGCTAGGAAAGGAAAGGTCGAAGGGGTTGCTGCGGTTGGGTGggtcaaagggtttggatgATGAGTACATTGGAGGGGCTGGCCGTGATGCTGCAGTGGCTCTCTCCGAGCTTTCTCGTCAAGATAATGCTTATGGGTATGATTCGGGAGTGGTCTCTAGAGGGACTCTGCGCATGAGGGGCCGTGATTCCGAGGACATGGGGCATGACAGGGATTTGCCTAGGATCCGGCCGCAGAGGCCTCTGTTGAAGccaggaaagaaaaaggaatttGTTGCGGGCTATGATAGCAATCCTTATGGAAACAACTACCGTGATAACCAGACTGGTTCTCCTTACTACCATGGCAGGAATGCCAATGCTAACCAGGGTGTCACCTTAGCGGCATCGTTTGAGCCTCCATACGCTGAGACTGCCAGGAATGCGAAGTACTCAGAGAGAGATTGGGTCTATGGTGGAAAAGGTGCCCAGAGTAAAGCTCTCAAAAGGGAAGAGATGGATTGGCCAACTGGTAGCCATGTTGATAATTTAAATGACTGGCAGGGAGGGCAGTCTACAGGTGATTACAGGAGCAGGAAAGCTCAAGGTGGTCATGGTCTGAAGGTCAAATCCTACAAAAGTATCGAGCAACAGTTTAATGGTGCACAGTTTAGGTCCGATTCTAGAGGCAAGATATCACAGGGGAAGAGTAAAGGTAAACCATGTAGTCCGTATGACCGGGTTGGCCATAAGGATTCCAGGAGCAAAGCTGTCTATGCTCGAAGCGAGGAGACAGAATCTGATTCATCAGAACAGTTTGAAGATGGTGTGGACATGAACCTTGTCGAACAACAGCCAGAACTTCACCATTCTGAGTTTCAAAGACCTGCATCTGGTTCCAAAAAGTCAAGTAAACTTGGCAAAGCAGTCAAAATAAATTATCCTGCTGCTACTGCAGATTTTGAACCCTATCAGAATCAGAGCAAAGGGGTGCACAGAGGAAAGGTTGCAGACCCTGATTATTTACGCGATGTGCACGTGGAGGTGGCAGAACAGATTAGTGAAGTGATGAGACCTCCAGCAGCAAGGAGTGAAAGAAAGCGCAAAGGAATGACAAATCTGGATATGCGCGGTCATGGCACCTCTGAGTTGCATGATCGCAATGAAAAACCGGATGAATTATTCAGGTCACCAGAAAGTGACAGGCTGGTCAGTAGAACAGGTTATGCAGTCCAAGATACAATTGGTGATTTTGATGGATCTGAAAGAGTGACGTCAAAGCTAGTAAATTGCAGCTCTGGGTCCAAAAAGCAAAAAGGAAGAGTTGAAGTTACAAGCCTGGATGAGCCTGGTGAGTATGCGCCATCTGGTCCAAACGTCGCGGAGAACAGCAGTAGCTTGAAGAAGAAAGGCAAAAGGAAGCCAGATATCATTACAGATGCAGCTACTGTAGAAGAACCAGCTCCTGTCGTACCAGAAATTAATGTGGTTGTAGTAGAGCCTGAGAAACCTAAGAAGAAGTATGTACCAATCACGCCAACTATCCATACTGGCTTTTCTTTCTCCATTGTACATCTTCTAACTGCCGTTAAGAAGGCTATGGTCACTCCTACCGAGGATACTCCAGTGGCAGCTATGGTCACTCCTACTGAGGATACTCCAGCGGCAGAGAAGCAGCCTGATGGGGAGGAAAGCAGAAAATGGTCCAACAATGAGGAACCTAGCAAAACTCCTCAAGAGCCAAGTGCAACAGAGCAAGCACAACAGGGTAATGAGGCTGGAGATACCAGTGCTGCAGAGCAGACTGCGCCGAGCAATGTACCGGCACTAACTGTTCAAGAGCTTGTTAATCGGATTAGATCAAATCCTGGAGATCCTAACATACTTGAAACACAGGAGCCCCTCCAGGATTTGGTTCGTGGAGTGCTGAAGATACTTTCATCTAGAACAGCTCCTCTAGGTGCAAAGGGCTGGAAATCACTAGTTTCCTATGACAAGTCAAACAAAAGCTGGTTCTGGGTTGGTCCACTACCTTCTGGTTCTTCATATAGCGATCCTAACGAAGAAACTTCTGCTGAAGCATGGGGTATACCACATAAGATGCTTGTGAAGTTGGTTGATGCATTTGCTAATTGGCTGAAAAGTGGTCAGGAAACCCTTAAGCAGATAGGATCCcttccaccacctccaccaccaaaTCCTGCAAACTTGGATTTGAAGGAAAGATTCAAGGACCTTAGAGCCCAGAAAAGTTTGAACACAATAAGCCCAAGCTCTGAGGAAGCAAAAGCGTATTTTCAGCGTGAGGAATTTTTGAGATACTCGATTCCTGATAGAGCATTTTGCTATACTGCTGCTGATGGGGAGAAATCTATAGTTGCTCCCTTGAGAAGGGGAGGTGGAAAGCCTACAGCAAAAGCTAGGGGACATCCCATGCTCTTACCTGATCGCCCTCCTCATGTCACTATTCTCTGTCTTGTAAGAGATGCTGCTTCTAGGTTGCCTGGAAGAACTGGTACAAGAGCTGATGTTTGCACACTTCTCAAAGATTCACAGTACCTCAATCATGAAGAATCGAATAAAGAGGCTGCTGTTAATCAAGTTGTCAGCGGTGCACTTGATCGCTTGCATTATGAGCGTGATCCTTGTGTACTGTATGATAATGACAAAAAATTGTGGACCTATCTGCACAGGGgtagagaggaggaagattttgaggatgaTGGCACCTCATCTACGAAAAAATGGAAGAGACCACGGAAAGATTCCTCTGATCCTGCAGAGCCTGGTGCGGGGAACGATGATCTAGAGGATGATGGCACCCCTAGTgcgaaaaaacaaaagagtgAGTTAGATCCGGCAGCATCAGGAGAAGATAAGGATGGTGGGGATCATGCAAATCAGGATCCATCTAACGGTGGTTTAGAAGGTGACCCTGATCTTGATGTTATTCCATCAACAAATGACAAAGAAGCACCTGAGCTTGATGCAAGGCCTGATGTTGGTAGCTCCAGACCTTCAGTAGGTGCAACCGCAGGCAGCATGGCTGATGGCAATTCAGCAAGAGCCACAGAACAGAATAACAATATGTCGCTCCCTGAGGATTCCACCAGCAAGGATTTTCAGGAAGGCTTAGACAGAGAGGGGTCAAAAGCATTCATGGATGAGACCTTGCAAT